The Candidatus Nanopelagicales bacterium genomic sequence AGCGTCGCCACTACCTTGAGCGCGAAATCGACCGAGATCTCGTGCAGGTTCCATGGGCGCCACACGTCAACGTTTCAGCAAAGACCGGTCGACATATTGAACGCCTTGAAGTGGCAATTGAGACAGCGTTGGCGGGCTGGGAAACGCGCGTTTCCACCGGCCGCCTGAACCAGTTCCTTGCGTCGATCGTGCAATCAAATCCACACCCGATTCGTGGTGGCAAGCAGCCCAGAATCTTGTTCGGTGCTCAGGTGGCAACGAGCCCACCGACCTTCGCGTTGTTCACAACAGGATTCCTCGAGGCCGGTTATCGACGATTTATTGAACGTAGGCTCCGCGAGGAATATGGCTTCGATGGAACACCTATACGCATCATGATGCGCGTGAGAGAGAAGCGTTCGCGCAAATAGTTCTATGGCAATAACTCTGTGCAGAGAAGTGTGATTGCACTAGCCTGTGGCTTTCTTTTACGTCGAGCGTGGGTGGAGCGGTCATGGCAATTGATGTAGGTCCATATTTGGATCCGGCTACCACTGCGGTACTAGTTGTGGAAACGCAGGCTCGTCTCGTCGATCCTGTAAACCCTCGGATTCCAGGCCTTGCCAAGAGTGCTATCGAAATGGATCTTGTTGGTCACATTGCCAAGGTAAATGTCGCTGCCCGTGCCGTGGGTGCGCAAATTATTTTCATCAACAATAGTTGGCGTAATGATGGGCTTGGTCGTCCTACGAACGATCTCATTCGCGGTCGCGAATCAGGCGGCGAATGGAGCGGTGGCTTAGGTCCAGTTGCGCCAGGGCTTGACCCACAAGAAAAAGACATCATCATCCAGCGCGAACTAGGGCTGACCTCGTTTGCTTCTTCGCCGTTGGATAACTACTTAAGAAACCTAGGTATCAAGTCAGTAGTCATCATGGGGATGTCTGCGAATCTTGCTGTGTTAGGTACCACGATTGAAGCCACAAACGCGGGCTATAAGTGCGCAGTGATTAGTGACTGCATTGCAGGTGATCCACCCGAGTATGTGCCTTATCTTCTGAAGTACACGATTCGCAATATTGCGTTAGTGACCACATCGGATGTTGTGATTGATCACTGGGCGTCGCTGAAGTAAGTGCGATCACTTGTCGTCTTGTAACGTCGCAAGAAATCGTTCAACAGCTTCCGTTGACCATTCTTCATCCGGCACGGAGTCGTCGTCTGGGTTTGCTGGCCTGATAGCTCCTTGGGTAAACCACAATTCATAATCACGGTCAAAGCGTCGGAATCGGACTAGGCCCGCACCGAACGTAACGCCGTGAGTGATGCCTTTAATCG encodes the following:
- a CDS encoding cysteine hydrolase; this translates as MAIDVGPYLDPATTAVLVVETQARLVDPVNPRIPGLAKSAIEMDLVGHIAKVNVAARAVGAQIIFINNSWRNDGLGRPTNDLIRGRESGGEWSGGLGPVAPGLDPQEKDIIIQRELGLTSFASSPLDNYLRNLGIKSVVIMGMSANLAVLGTTIEATNAGYKCAVISDCIAGDPPEYVPYLLKYTIRNIALVTTSDVVIDHWASLK